The Chryseobacterium nakagawai genome has a segment encoding these proteins:
- a CDS encoding porin family protein — MKKQAILSIFATGTLLMGTISVKAQKKMSLGLKGGVNSTFYKYDSESAYSKSSPELGGSVGGFLKYDFGSWFALQSDLMLHYRNSEMENKFTTEKSKLESYDLELPVYGVFQYKLGVGKLFFGIGPYLGYGISAKMGDMDMYSKNTEGKSPLKQLNYGAAAMCGYDVGHFQISASYVSQYGIGSMSTISALKRQVFGLEIGYSL; from the coding sequence ATGAAAAAGCAGGCAATATTATCAATTTTTGCTACAGGAACACTTCTTATGGGTACCATTTCAGTAAAGGCCCAAAAAAAAATGTCTTTAGGACTTAAAGGCGGGGTCAATTCAACCTTTTATAAGTACGATTCAGAGAGCGCGTATTCAAAAAGTTCACCAGAATTAGGAGGCTCTGTGGGAGGATTTCTAAAGTATGATTTTGGCAGCTGGTTTGCCCTTCAGTCTGATCTAATGCTGCATTACAGAAATTCTGAAATGGAAAATAAGTTCACCACAGAGAAATCCAAATTAGAATCCTATGATCTTGAACTTCCTGTTTATGGGGTTTTTCAATATAAATTGGGTGTAGGTAAATTATTTTTCGGAATAGGTCCTTATCTGGGATATGGAATAAGCGCTAAAATGGGTGATATGGATATGTACAGCAAAAATACAGAAGGTAAATCCCCATTGAAACAACTTAATTACGGTGCTGCTGCCATGTGTGGCTATGATGTTGGACACTTTCAGATCAGTGCTTCCTATGTATCGCAATACGGAATAGGATCTATGAGTACTATTTCTGCCTTAAAGCGGCAAGTTTTCGGATTGGAAATTGGATACAGCTTATAG
- a CDS encoding sensor histidine kinase translates to MMKKIDKKHSIAFVLIVTTLLVFFYFMFQILTGKERSFSDFFIINLLPFVLIAWMDFLIINNIYKYLKIRNIYLHVALDLFISSLFSVFVIFLVNLSLLGESALKSSPEIIKSGIFIILWNSIVVLLIEIFFYNQQHLDAENKITIMEKEKIQYQYDTLKAQINPHFLFNSLNVLSSLAYQDAEKANLFAKKMSGVYRYLLLTNERPLVTLQEELAFLDSYIFLEQIRFGDNLRVEVVNKNELNRKVIPVSLQLLVENAIKHNITTYNNPLMIRIEIAEEGITVSNNLQLRTTADCGGIGLKNLQKQYALYNKTIEVIRTDTEFTVKLSFLDQ, encoded by the coding sequence ATGATGAAAAAAATAGATAAAAAACATAGTATTGCCTTTGTGCTCATCGTGACAACTCTGTTGGTTTTCTTTTACTTTATGTTTCAGATACTAACTGGGAAAGAAAGAAGTTTTTCAGATTTTTTTATCATCAATTTACTTCCCTTTGTATTGATTGCATGGATGGATTTTCTTATTATTAATAATATTTATAAGTATTTAAAAATAAGAAATATATACCTGCATGTTGCCTTGGATTTATTTATTTCGTCATTATTTTCTGTATTCGTGATTTTTCTGGTTAATCTTTCGCTTTTAGGGGAATCTGCATTGAAGAGCAGCCCGGAAATTATTAAATCCGGGATTTTTATTATTCTTTGGAATAGCATTGTAGTATTGCTCATTGAAATTTTCTTTTATAACCAACAACACCTGGATGCTGAAAATAAAATTACCATCATGGAAAAAGAGAAAATACAATATCAGTACGATACTTTGAAAGCTCAGATCAATCCCCATTTTTTATTCAACAGCCTGAATGTTTTGTCCTCTTTAGCCTACCAAGATGCTGAAAAGGCGAATCTTTTTGCGAAAAAAATGTCGGGAGTTTACCGCTATTTATTGCTGACAAATGAACGGCCTTTGGTTACCCTTCAGGAAGAACTTGCCTTTCTGGATTCATATATATTTTTAGAACAGATTCGGTTTGGAGATAATTTGCGTGTGGAAGTAGTCAATAAAAATGAACTGAACCGTAAAGTAATCCCTGTAAGCCTGCAATTGCTTGTGGAAAATGCTATAAAACATAATATTACCACGTATAATAATCCCTTGATGATTCGCATTGAAATAGCTGAAGAAGGAATTACTGTTTCCAACAATCTTCAGCTGAGAACTACTGCTGACTGTGGTGGAATAGGACTGAAAAACCTGCAAAAACAATATGCCCTGTACAATAAAACCATTGAAGTCATAAGAACGGATACGGAATTTACCGTAAAACTTTCGTTTTTGGATCAATAA
- a CDS encoding LytR/AlgR family response regulator transcription factor, giving the protein MKYLIVEDERFAYVELERMMISLCPDYTLAGRIESVVDTVHFLKNNQVDFILMDIRLADGNCFEIFEQIEVSIPIIFTTAYDEYAIRAFKLNSIDYLLKPVEEADLLAALKKLQRHNIEKEPTFDYKKIEAALLGHHKKNRFLIQIGDHYNHIDINDIAYFYSEEKVVFLHTFSDRKFVIDYTLNQLDAQLDKKTFFRVSRNCVANITSIKKISKYFNSRLKLAFQPDCPHEILVSRERVPDFLKWVDGQH; this is encoded by the coding sequence ATGAAATATCTGATCGTAGAAGATGAACGTTTTGCGTACGTAGAGCTAGAACGTATGATGATAAGTCTCTGTCCAGACTATACGTTGGCCGGCAGGATAGAATCCGTAGTGGATACTGTACATTTTCTCAAAAATAATCAGGTAGATTTTATTCTGATGGACATCCGGTTGGCTGATGGTAACTGCTTTGAAATTTTTGAACAGATTGAAGTCTCTATACCAATCATTTTTACAACCGCTTACGACGAGTATGCTATTAGGGCTTTCAAATTAAATAGTATAGATTATCTGTTGAAGCCTGTTGAGGAAGCAGATTTATTAGCTGCATTGAAAAAATTGCAACGTCATAATATTGAAAAAGAACCCACTTTTGATTACAAAAAGATTGAGGCTGCCTTATTGGGACATCATAAAAAAAATCGTTTTCTTATTCAGATTGGCGACCACTATAATCATATAGATATCAATGATATTGCCTATTTTTATAGTGAGGAAAAAGTTGTGTTCCTGCATACATTTTCCGACAGGAAATTTGTTATTGATTATACCTTAAACCAACTTGATGCCCAATTAGACAAAAAAACATTTTTCCGGGTTTCCCGGAATTGTGTTGCCAATATTACATCGATTAAAAAAATCTCCAAATATTTCAATAGCCGATTGAAACTGGCATTCCAGCCGGATTGCCCACATGAAATTTTAGTCAGCCGTGAACGGGTACCGGATTTTCTTAAATGGGTAGACGGACAGCATTAA
- a CDS encoding 5-fold beta-flower protein, which yields MKKTLFISFFLFSVSMVIAQTIESASRSTTGYIKSDGTIENSSRSTVGYIKNDGTIENKNRSTIGYIKSDGTIENQNRSTVGYVKKDGTVENSSRSTIGYVKDDGTVENSSRSTIGYAKGIRKEWVAVVYFFFKLN from the coding sequence ATGAAAAAAACACTATTTATTAGCTTTTTTCTGTTCAGCGTTTCCATGGTAATTGCACAAACTATAGAATCTGCAAGCCGTAGCACAACAGGTTATATCAAAAGTGATGGTACCATAGAAAACAGCAGCCGTTCAACAGTGGGCTATATTAAGAATGACGGTACTATAGAAAACAAAAATCGCAGTACTATTGGCTATATCAAAAGTGATGGAACTATAGAAAACCAAAACCGTTCTACCGTAGGGTACGTTAAAAAAGATGGTACTGTAGAAAACAGCAGCCGTTCAACCATTGGCTATGTCAAAGATGATGGAACGGTAGAAAACAGCAGTCGAAGTACTATTGGGTATGCAAAAGGAATTAGAAAAGAATGGGTGGCAGTAGTATATTTCTTTTTTAAACTAAATTAA
- a CDS encoding T9SS type A sorting domain-containing protein, with amino-acid sequence MKKKLLIIVLTGLVCIMAFAADPHIRKAKNDGVYFVVSDLITVFSNDGYTTVQPETSKANNIICGMSQGNCTAEGSLTKVPTTTTTTTTTTTTTTTTAGCWQKVTSGYFHSLGIKTDGTLWGWGRNNFGQLGDGTAISKSIPIQVGIGNNWQKIAAGVYHSLGLKTDGTLWAWGRNDYGQLGDGTITDRSNPVKIGTATDWVNIAAGDSYTLAIKSNGTLWAWGNNQEGQLGDGTTIDKNIPIQIGTTNDWKMITSGGGNTFAIKTDGTLWGWGNNLFGHLGDGTTIDRITPTQIGTATNWKNIVAGSLHSVGLRIDGTLWAWGRNELGPLGDGTTIDRLIPTQIGTATDWQSIDAGFEHSVALKTDGTFWAWGDNILGQLGDGTTTNRNSPTFIGTVTNVQSFTAGMFNTFIINDNSFLSGCGLNNYGQLGDGTNIQKPIFVSITCPTSTLAVQEDSQKIDKLKVYPNPVQDILTISLDQKIILLSVYNAAGQLILTKAINDTKGIIDFSSLTSGVYKVKVNADKDFVKTVKVIKR; translated from the coding sequence ATGAAAAAAAAATTATTAATTATTGTCTTAACAGGTTTAGTCTGTATCATGGCTTTTGCAGCTGATCCGCATATTAGAAAAGCCAAAAACGATGGAGTGTATTTCGTTGTGAGTGATTTAATTACAGTGTTTTCAAATGATGGCTATACCACCGTTCAACCCGAAACGAGCAAAGCTAACAATATTATTTGTGGAATGAGCCAAGGCAATTGTACAGCGGAAGGTTCCCTTACTAAAGTTCCTACAACAACAACAACAACAACAACAACAACAACAACAACAACAACAACAGCAGGCTGCTGGCAAAAGGTGACTTCTGGATATTTTCATTCGTTAGGGATCAAAACAGATGGAACGTTATGGGGATGGGGACGTAATAATTTTGGTCAATTAGGGGATGGAACTGCAATTTCAAAAAGTATCCCAATACAAGTCGGGATCGGAAATAACTGGCAGAAAATAGCTGCTGGAGTTTATCATTCATTAGGACTAAAAACAGATGGAACGCTATGGGCTTGGGGTAGAAATGATTATGGACAATTAGGAGATGGAACTATAACTGACAGAAGTAATCCAGTAAAAATCGGAACAGCCACAGATTGGGTAAATATTGCCGCTGGGGATAGTTATACATTAGCTATAAAATCAAATGGAACACTTTGGGCCTGGGGTAATAACCAGGAAGGACAATTAGGAGACGGTACAACCATAGATAAAAATATACCTATCCAAATAGGAACAACAAATGATTGGAAAATGATCACATCTGGTGGGGGGAATACTTTCGCCATCAAAACAGATGGAACATTATGGGGTTGGGGAAATAATTTATTCGGACATTTAGGAGATGGAACAACAATTGACAGAATTACTCCAACCCAAATCGGAACGGCTACGAATTGGAAAAATATTGTTGCTGGAAGTTTACATTCAGTAGGACTCAGAATTGATGGAACCTTATGGGCATGGGGTAGAAATGAATTGGGACCATTAGGAGATGGTACTACTATTGATAGACTTATACCTACACAAATTGGAACAGCAACAGATTGGCAAAGCATTGATGCAGGTTTTGAACATTCAGTAGCACTCAAAACAGATGGAACATTTTGGGCATGGGGAGATAATATACTTGGACAATTAGGGGATGGAACAACAACTAATAGAAATTCACCTACGTTTATTGGAACGGTTACTAATGTACAAAGCTTTACAGCCGGTATGTTTAATACATTTATTATTAATGATAATAGCTTTTTATCAGGTTGTGGCCTTAATAATTATGGTCAGCTAGGAGACGGCACAAATATTCAAAAACCAATATTTGTATCTATTACTTGCCCTACAAGTACTTTAGCTGTTCAGGAAGATTCACAAAAAATAGATAAGCTGAAAGTTTATCCGAATCCGGTACAGGATATCCTGACGATCTCACTAGATCAAAAGATTATTTTGCTAAGTGTTTACAATGCCGCAGGACAGTTGATCCTAACGAAAGCAATCAATGACACTAAGGGAATAATTGATTTTTCTTCTTTAACATCAGGAGTGTATAAGGTGAAAGTAAATGCGGACAAAGACTTTGTAAAAACAGTAAAAGTTATCAAACGATAA